One window from the genome of Methyloradius palustris encodes:
- a CDS encoding PhoH family protein, translating to MEITLKPADNNRLANLCGALDENLKQIEDALDVGIARRGAHFRLSGDTQNMRLASQLLESFYARSKKPISLEEVQLGLVELDKLNPDEIISTSMPVLMTRRQDLHGRTPRQVSYLQQVQDFDITFGIGPAGTGKTYLAVASAVDALTRDLVKKIVLVRPAVEAGERLGFLPGDLSQKVDPYLRPLYDALYDLAGYDTVNKMFERGAIEVAPLAYMRGRTLNQSFIILDEAQNTTPEQMKMFLTRIGFGTKAVITGDVTQIDLGRGQKSGLIEAQKILKDVRGIAFTHFLSADVVRHPLVQKIINAYEQYDAEKHAQPHDNGRV from the coding sequence ATGGAAATCACCTTAAAACCTGCAGATAACAATCGCCTAGCGAATCTCTGCGGTGCGCTGGATGAAAACCTGAAGCAGATCGAAGATGCGCTGGATGTAGGTATTGCTCGACGTGGTGCGCATTTCCGCCTATCTGGTGATACGCAAAACATGCGGCTTGCCTCCCAGTTACTGGAAAGCTTCTACGCACGCTCGAAAAAACCGATCAGTCTGGAAGAAGTTCAACTAGGCCTAGTGGAACTGGATAAACTCAACCCCGATGAAATCATCAGCACCAGCATGCCTGTGCTAATGACACGCCGCCAGGATTTGCATGGACGCACTCCGCGCCAAGTAAGCTATCTGCAACAAGTACAGGATTTTGACATTACCTTTGGCATTGGGCCTGCAGGTACAGGCAAAACTTATCTAGCTGTTGCCAGCGCGGTAGATGCATTGACACGTGATCTGGTCAAAAAAATTGTGCTTGTGCGCCCCGCGGTTGAAGCTGGTGAACGACTTGGATTTCTCCCTGGTGATTTATCGCAAAAGGTAGACCCATACCTGCGTCCACTCTACGATGCGCTTTATGATCTGGCTGGCTACGACACTGTAAACAAGATGTTTGAACGCGGCGCGATTGAAGTTGCCCCGTTGGCTTATATGCGTGGCCGCACACTGAACCAGAGTTTTATCATTCTGGACGAAGCACAAAATACCACGCCTGAACAGATGAAGATGTTTCTCACGCGCATCGGCTTTGGCACCAAGGCAGTGATCACGGGTGATGTGACGCAAATTGACTTGGGTCGCGGCCAAAAAAGTGGCCTGATTGAGGCGCAAAAAATATTGAAAGATGTGCGTGGAATTGCCTTTACACACTTCCTTTCTGCCGACGTTGTACGTCATCCATTAGTGCAAAAAATCATCAATGCATATGAACAGTACGATGCTGAAAAGCATGCGCAACCGCACGATAATGGCCGCGTCTAA
- the miaB gene encoding tRNA (N6-isopentenyl adenosine(37)-C2)-methylthiotransferase MiaB has protein sequence MSTDHKIDDLVVKLGTGKTAPKKVFIKTFGCQMNEYDSSRMMDMLHATDGMETTENVEDADVILLNTCSVREKAQEKVFSHLGRFIPLKQNKPGLVIGVGGCVASQEGANIIARAPYVDVVFGPQTLHRLPEMIKTKQSTGISQVDISFPEVEKFDHLPPPRVEGAAAFLSIMEGCSKYCTFCVVPYTRGDEVSRPFQDILIEAAQLAAQGVKEITLLGQNVNAYRSETPDGDEADLALLIEYIAEIEAIERIRFTTSHPNEMSAALIDCFAHTPKLVSHLHLPVQAGSDRVLMAMKRNYTVLQYKSTIRKLRAVRPDISITSDFIVGFPGETDADFEATMKLVEDVGFDLSYSFLYSPRPGTPASYLSDDTPDEVKLARLNRLQGANEAQVKKISESMIGSTQRVLVQHVSSKDANELAGRTENNRIVYFAGDQKLIGQFANVSITEARSHSLRGTLAE, from the coding sequence ATGAGCACTGATCATAAAATCGACGATTTAGTTGTCAAGTTAGGTACCGGCAAAACAGCACCCAAGAAAGTCTTTATCAAGACTTTTGGCTGCCAGATGAATGAGTATGACTCCTCCCGCATGATGGATATGCTGCATGCCACCGATGGTATGGAGACTACCGAGAACGTGGAAGATGCAGATGTGATACTGCTCAATACCTGCTCGGTGCGCGAAAAAGCGCAAGAAAAAGTGTTTAGCCACCTTGGCCGTTTTATTCCATTAAAGCAGAACAAACCTGGCTTGGTCATCGGCGTAGGTGGCTGTGTCGCTAGCCAGGAAGGCGCGAACATTATCGCTCGTGCCCCTTATGTGGATGTCGTCTTTGGGCCACAGACTCTTCATCGCCTGCCAGAGATGATCAAGACCAAACAATCCACTGGCATTTCACAAGTAGATATCAGTTTTCCTGAAGTGGAGAAGTTTGACCACCTGCCACCACCACGTGTTGAAGGTGCAGCGGCATTTCTTTCCATCATGGAAGGTTGCAGCAAATATTGTACGTTCTGCGTGGTGCCTTATACCCGTGGCGATGAGGTTTCACGGCCGTTCCAGGATATATTAATCGAAGCCGCTCAACTGGCTGCTCAAGGCGTGAAGGAAATCACACTACTCGGCCAGAATGTAAACGCCTATCGAAGTGAAACGCCAGATGGCGACGAAGCTGACTTGGCATTGCTGATTGAATATATTGCTGAAATTGAGGCTATTGAGCGCATCCGCTTCACTACATCGCATCCGAATGAAATGAGCGCAGCACTGATTGATTGCTTTGCGCATACGCCCAAGCTGGTGTCGCATCTGCATCTGCCAGTACAAGCCGGCTCTGATCGTGTACTCATGGCCATGAAGCGCAATTACACGGTGCTGCAATACAAATCAACCATACGCAAACTGCGTGCAGTCAGGCCAGACATTTCCATCACATCTGATTTTATCGTAGGCTTTCCTGGCGAAACTGATGCTGATTTTGAGGCTACGATGAAACTGGTTGAGGATGTTGGGTTTGATTTGAGCTACAGCTTTTTATACAGCCCTCGCCCTGGCACGCCGGCTTCGTACTTATCTGACGACACGCCAGATGAGGTCAAGCTAGCGCGACTCAATCGCCTGCAAGGGGCTAACGAAGCACAAGTCAAAAAAATCAGCGAGTCCATGATAGGCAGCACCCAGCGGGTACTAGTGCAACATGTATCAAGCAAGGATGCCAACGAGCTGGCTGGCCGCACCGAGAATAACCGCATTGTCTATTTCGCTGGTGATCAAAAACTGATCGGCCAATTTGCAAACGTCAGCATTACTGAAGCCCGCAGCCACAGCCTGCGCGGCACATTGGCTGAATAA
- a CDS encoding vWA domain-containing protein has protein sequence MKKVLAFLQDNYEAALYLGAVLLLLLAIFKPQIQLRQEVHNYLLLADVSQSMNAEDVRINKQNVSRMAYTRQLMKKIVETSPCGTYISLGVFAAEDVALLFMPLEVCANYDVINDSIDHLEWRMGWRGNSRLSFGVKAASTVFDSLNAPAQLLFFTDGDEAPKVNAINKLDLSGVQIGKNVTFVGIGGHEPVPIPRYNSNDKWVGYWSSDAKENSAGAVGVTYSDTSKDDPDPVVAYAEYDRYLSQLDDEYLKSLATEIGGQYIEGADKPDFYNYVQQQKPAASFVTAYSVRWLFLLLAAALIVLTYVPNILFRYAFMRKTGA, from the coding sequence ATGAAAAAAGTATTGGCTTTCCTGCAGGATAACTACGAAGCAGCGCTCTACTTAGGCGCAGTATTGCTGTTATTGTTGGCGATCTTCAAACCGCAGATACAGCTTCGTCAGGAAGTGCATAACTACCTGTTGCTGGCTGATGTTTCGCAGAGTATGAATGCGGAAGATGTGCGAATAAATAAACAGAATGTCAGCCGCATGGCCTATACCCGTCAGTTGATGAAGAAAATCGTGGAGACTTCCCCCTGTGGCACCTATATCAGCCTCGGCGTCTTCGCAGCCGAAGATGTCGCTTTGCTATTCATGCCACTGGAAGTCTGTGCTAATTATGATGTTATCAATGATTCCATCGACCACTTAGAATGGCGTATGGGCTGGCGCGGCAATAGCCGTTTAAGTTTTGGCGTAAAGGCCGCCAGTACGGTATTCGATTCCTTGAATGCACCAGCGCAATTACTGTTCTTCACCGATGGTGATGAAGCACCCAAGGTCAATGCCATCAACAAGCTCGACTTAAGCGGGGTGCAAATCGGCAAGAACGTCACTTTTGTCGGCATCGGCGGTCATGAGCCTGTACCAATTCCACGCTATAACTCGAATGACAAATGGGTAGGTTACTGGTCATCCGACGCCAAGGAAAACTCTGCTGGCGCAGTAGGCGTGACTTATAGCGATACCAGCAAAGACGACCCAGACCCTGTCGTTGCCTATGCCGAATATGATCGCTATCTATCGCAACTGGATGACGAATATCTCAAGTCATTGGCAACTGAGATTGGCGGTCAATACATAGAAGGTGCTGATAAGCCTGATTTCTACAACTACGTCCAACAGCAGAAGCCAGCCGCCAGTTTTGTCACGGCTTATTCCGTACGCTGGCTATTCCTCTTACTCGCAGCGGCTTTGATTGTTTTAACTTATGTACCGAATATACTTTTTAGGTATGCTTTTATGAGAAAAACTGGAGCTTGA
- a CDS encoding vWA domain-containing protein: MSFINPWALLLLPIAYIPFWLKSHQGQMYSWNEMIPEDVFSDRFNLAIKIITSLLLASIVFAIAAPHGPDQNVMKVGKGAQTVMVIDRSVSMDHPFAGDSTSGRAAEIKSAAARRLITKFIDSRPDDMMGVVAFTNSALYGIKITPNRDAIHSAINAATSSGINQTNIGAGITEAVVLFDNIQSSGSRAIILLSDGAGKLSPRVKVRIQEELTKKHLNLYWIVLREPDDVSIFSKNEYAEGMAPAAVELDLFFKSLKIKYKAYEADNPTALQSAIQDIDAREKNLIQYSVAIPGHDYSRDLIVFALLCSIFILIIKNLRVHSWEAA; the protein is encoded by the coding sequence ATGAGCTTTATTAACCCTTGGGCGCTTTTATTGCTGCCTATCGCCTATATACCGTTCTGGCTCAAAAGCCATCAGGGGCAGATGTATTCATGGAATGAGATGATTCCTGAAGATGTGTTCTCTGATCGTTTCAACCTTGCCATCAAGATCATCACATCTTTACTGCTGGCTAGTATCGTATTCGCCATAGCCGCACCTCATGGACCCGACCAAAATGTAATGAAAGTCGGCAAAGGCGCACAGACGGTGATGGTGATAGACCGTAGCGTCAGTATGGATCACCCATTCGCTGGCGACAGCACCAGTGGGCGTGCCGCTGAAATCAAGTCGGCCGCAGCAAGACGCCTGATTACAAAATTCATCGATTCCCGCCCGGATGACATGATGGGGGTAGTGGCTTTCACCAACTCGGCGCTTTATGGCATCAAGATTACGCCGAATCGCGATGCTATCCATTCGGCCATCAATGCTGCCACCAGTTCTGGTATCAACCAGACCAATATTGGCGCTGGCATTACCGAAGCAGTGGTGCTGTTCGATAATATCCAGAGCTCGGGCTCAAGGGCAATCATTTTGCTATCAGATGGCGCCGGCAAATTGAGCCCCAGAGTCAAAGTCAGAATCCAGGAAGAACTGACCAAGAAACACCTCAACCTTTACTGGATTGTGCTGCGCGAACCGGACGATGTCAGCATTTTCTCCAAGAACGAATACGCCGAAGGCATGGCTCCAGCCGCGGTTGAGCTTGACCTGTTTTTTAAATCGCTGAAGATCAAGTACAAGGCTTACGAGGCTGATAATCCAACTGCCTTACAATCTGCGATTCAGGACATTGATGCACGCGAAAAGAACCTGATTCAGTACAGCGTGGCCATCCCCGGTCATGACTATTCACGCGACCTGATTGTGTTCGCATTGCTCTGCAGCATATTCATATTAATCATCAAAAATCTAAGGGTGCATTCATGGGAAGCCGCATAA
- a CDS encoding nonribosomal peptide synthetase MxaA codes for MIKLFILTGLSLLNTSLQAQEESPISTLKISNPSHSIGIHIGDILHRQIELVASQPYQLSPNSLPTKGSNNNGIELAEIKVSNSKSGDKTLYKIDLTYQVFAHSTAPTAMQLPIESFAFSGGSAALSINLPVWRFWFAPLVAGTIDIAKQNLQPQQKPTLVDANQHQTRFALFVACLLIAAVGLVYINADKRWLPYMGGAFAQAYRQLKRATKTKANSKNALLHLHEAFNKVYGASLFSTDIDRFIAKHPQYASLKKDIEAFFDSSNKSLFTEQKNDQASYLQQLLTFSKQLRDCERGV; via the coding sequence ATGATTAAACTCTTTATTCTTACTGGCCTCAGCCTGCTGAATACCAGCTTGCAAGCACAGGAAGAATCTCCTATTAGCACGCTTAAAATCAGCAATCCTTCACATTCAATAGGTATCCATATCGGCGACATATTACACAGGCAGATTGAGCTTGTTGCCAGTCAGCCTTACCAGCTTTCGCCTAACTCACTACCCACGAAGGGCAGCAATAACAATGGTATTGAGCTAGCAGAGATCAAGGTGAGCAATAGTAAAAGCGGCGATAAAACCCTATACAAAATAGATCTGACTTATCAGGTGTTTGCTCACTCAACAGCGCCAACCGCCATGCAACTACCAATAGAAAGCTTTGCCTTTAGCGGGGGCAGTGCCGCCCTCTCAATTAACCTTCCCGTATGGCGCTTCTGGTTTGCACCATTGGTAGCAGGCACAATTGATATTGCCAAACAGAATCTACAGCCGCAGCAAAAGCCAACGCTGGTTGATGCAAACCAACACCAGACCAGGTTTGCACTGTTTGTAGCCTGCCTGTTGATAGCGGCGGTCGGGCTTGTTTATATCAATGCTGATAAACGCTGGCTGCCTTATATGGGCGGTGCGTTTGCTCAGGCTTATCGCCAACTCAAGCGTGCCACGAAAACCAAAGCCAATTCGAAAAATGCGCTGTTGCATCTGCATGAGGCATTCAACAAAGTCTATGGTGCGAGCCTGTTCTCGACAGATATTGATCGCTTCATCGCCAAACATCCGCAATATGCCAGCCTAAAAAAAGACATAGAAGCCTTTTTCGACAGCTCGAATAAATCCCTATTCACTGAGCAGAAAAATGACCAGGCCTCGTATCTGCAGCAGCTACTTACCTTCAGCAAGCAATTAAGAGATTGTGAGCGAGGCGTCTGA
- a CDS encoding DUF58 domain-containing protein, with protein sequence MFPSYAKPFTYQIPWKSNSYHFGDHRGTQRGLGYEYRGNVPLVDYPDARRMDLRQTLTDPYEQVQVKLFNQDNTTPIFAVCDLSSSMQFSGQQRKLNTVMQVAASIASSAYEAGDVFSFIAYDQHVLEDLTLPLSLHVHQAFEIIAALESHKKMNIGAEGILQVPQYLSQSKGLVFWVSDFHMPLALIEQAMNMMSQHQIVPVVLWDEKEYARLPKFGFGNLVDPETGLNRSIFFRESIRAKFIAAFEARKQALEHLFLKFDSPALYLNAEFKPETMTHYFEQYMSL encoded by the coding sequence ATGTTTCCCTCATACGCCAAGCCGTTCACTTACCAGATTCCCTGGAAATCCAATAGCTACCACTTTGGAGACCACAGAGGGACGCAACGTGGATTAGGCTATGAATATCGCGGCAATGTGCCTCTGGTGGATTATCCCGATGCACGCCGCATGGACTTGCGGCAGACGCTTACTGATCCTTATGAGCAGGTACAGGTCAAGCTGTTCAATCAGGACAACACTACGCCAATATTTGCGGTTTGCGATTTATCCAGTTCCATGCAGTTCAGCGGCCAGCAGCGCAAGCTGAATACCGTAATGCAGGTGGCAGCATCCATTGCATCATCCGCTTATGAAGCTGGCGATGTCTTCAGCTTTATTGCTTACGATCAACATGTATTGGAAGACCTGACCCTGCCCTTGAGCCTGCATGTGCATCAGGCATTTGAGATTATCGCTGCGCTCGAATCTCATAAGAAAATGAATATCGGCGCTGAGGGTATTTTACAAGTACCGCAATACCTCAGCCAAAGCAAAGGATTGGTGTTCTGGGTATCTGATTTCCACATGCCACTGGCGCTGATTGAGCAGGCAATGAATATGATGTCGCAGCACCAGATCGTTCCAGTCGTTCTTTGGGATGAAAAGGAATATGCGAGGTTACCCAAGTTCGGCTTCGGCAACCTGGTTGACCCAGAAACTGGCCTTAACCGTAGTATTTTTTTCCGCGAATCAATCCGCGCCAAATTCATCGCCGCTTTTGAAGCCAGAAAGCAAGCACTGGAACATTTATTCCTAAAATTCGACAGTCCTGCGCTTTATCTGAATGCTGAATTCAAGCCAGAAACTATGACCCACTATTTTGAGCAATACATGAGCCTATGA